In the genome of Ancylomarina subtilis, one region contains:
- a CDS encoding uracil-xanthine permease family protein, whose product MISSGNSDVDYHSPTKKIVLGVQFLFVAFGATVLVPLLVGIDPAVALFTAGVGTLIFHLITKGMVPVFLGSSFAFIAPIVAATELYGLPGTLSGLIAVGVVYGIVSGIIKVWGLRVIEKIFPAVVVGPVIMIIGLSLAPVAVNMAKTNWTIASVVLLTAVLIVVYAKGIIKLIPIFCGIIVGYLLSIALGAIDFTPIKEADWIALPQFVRPEFSWGAILYMLPVAVAPVIEHVGDMYAIGGVANKEFVKKPGLHRTILGDGIATAFAGFFGGPPNTTYSEVTGAIALTKITNPVILRISAITAICFSVIGKVSAILKTIPQAVLGGIMLLLFGMIASIGIKTLIESRADFSKTRNQVIISIVLTVGIGGAQISYGTFSLAGIGLASVVGVILNLILPDKSKAIKGSHVE is encoded by the coding sequence ATGATCTCATCAGGAAATTCAGATGTGGACTATCATAGTCCCACCAAGAAAATTGTATTAGGGGTACAATTCTTATTTGTTGCTTTTGGCGCAACAGTTCTCGTTCCCCTACTTGTCGGTATTGACCCGGCAGTCGCACTATTCACAGCAGGAGTCGGCACCCTTATCTTTCATTTGATAACAAAGGGTATGGTTCCTGTTTTTTTAGGCAGTAGTTTTGCCTTTATTGCTCCTATTGTTGCTGCAACCGAACTATACGGCTTACCGGGAACACTCTCAGGACTTATCGCTGTAGGTGTTGTTTATGGTATTGTTTCAGGAATTATCAAAGTTTGGGGACTTCGTGTTATCGAAAAAATATTCCCTGCTGTTGTTGTTGGACCCGTTATCATGATTATTGGTTTATCGCTTGCTCCCGTAGCTGTTAATATGGCTAAAACCAATTGGACTATAGCATCTGTTGTGCTTCTGACTGCGGTTTTGATTGTCGTATATGCAAAGGGAATAATAAAACTGATTCCTATTTTCTGTGGAATTATTGTGGGTTACCTCCTTTCAATCGCCTTGGGCGCTATTGATTTCACCCCGATTAAAGAGGCAGACTGGATTGCTCTACCTCAATTCGTAAGACCTGAATTTAGCTGGGGAGCCATTCTATATATGTTACCTGTAGCCGTTGCTCCGGTTATTGAACACGTTGGCGATATGTATGCAATTGGTGGTGTTGCCAATAAAGAATTTGTAAAGAAACCCGGTTTACATCGCACTATTTTAGGTGATGGTATTGCAACTGCTTTTGCAGGTTTCTTCGGAGGACCACCAAATACAACCTATTCAGAAGTCACAGGTGCAATTGCCTTAACAAAAATTACAAACCCCGTTATTTTGAGAATATCTGCGATTACAGCTATTTGTTTCTCGGTGATTGGAAAAGTCAGTGCTATTCTAAAAACAATACCTCAAGCGGTATTGGGTGGCATCATGTTACTCCTTTTTGGTATGATTGCCAGTATTGGTATCAAAACGCTTATTGAGTCAAGGGCTGACTTTAGTAAAACCAGAAACCAGGTTATTATATCAATTGTACTGACAGTAGGTATTGGAGGTGCTCAAATTTCATACGGTACTTTTTCATTGGCAGGAATTGGATTAGCCTCGGTTGTAGGTGTTATTCTAAATTTAATCTTACCTGATAAATCAAAAGCGATTAAAGGAAGTCATGTCGAGTAA
- a CDS encoding bifunctional riboflavin kinase/FAD synthetase produces the protein MKVHTDLNNFSAKNPVVTIGTFDGVHLGHKKVIKRIQELAKAVNGETVIFTFYPHPRLVLDTNQAELRLINTLEEKKILLEATGIDHLVIYPFTKEFSKLSYTDFVEKILVGKIGMKSLVVGYDHKFGHKRKGTYEDLKVYADKLNFNIEQLEVLNVDAIDISSTKIRQALSQGDIETTNKYLGHRYFIKGIVVDGKKIGHEIGFPTANIDPQESYKLVPKDGVYAVKVEIDEVMYTGMLNIGFRPTVNHQMDNRSIEVNIFDFDENIYYKNISIYFYKRIRNEQMFKGIDALKEQLIKDKETVLELFK, from the coding sequence ATGAAGGTTCATACTGACTTAAATAATTTCTCAGCCAAAAATCCGGTTGTCACCATTGGGACTTTCGATGGGGTTCATCTTGGTCATAAAAAGGTGATTAAACGTATTCAGGAATTAGCCAAAGCTGTAAATGGCGAAACGGTTATTTTTACCTTTTATCCACATCCTCGTTTGGTTTTGGATACGAATCAAGCCGAGTTGCGTTTGATAAATACCCTTGAGGAGAAAAAGATTTTATTAGAGGCTACAGGAATTGATCATCTGGTTATTTATCCATTTACCAAAGAATTCTCTAAGCTTTCCTATACCGATTTTGTAGAGAAAATTTTAGTCGGCAAAATTGGAATGAAGTCACTGGTTGTTGGGTACGATCACAAATTTGGACATAAACGAAAAGGCACATACGAAGATCTTAAGGTATACGCTGACAAGCTGAATTTTAATATTGAGCAACTGGAAGTTCTGAATGTAGATGCTATAGATATTAGTTCTACTAAGATCAGACAGGCTTTAAGCCAGGGGGATATTGAAACAACCAACAAATATTTAGGGCATCGTTATTTCATAAAAGGAATTGTTGTTGATGGGAAAAAAATTGGCCATGAAATTGGTTTTCCTACCGCTAATATCGATCCGCAAGAGAGTTATAAGTTGGTTCCCAAAGATGGTGTTTATGCTGTGAAAGTTGAGATTGATGAAGTGATGTATACCGGAATGTTGAATATTGGTTTTCGTCCTACTGTCAATCATCAAATGGATAACCGATCAATTGAAGTGAATATTTTTGATTTTGATGAGAACATCTATTACAAGAATATCAGCATCTATTTTTATAAGCGGATTCGAAACGAGCAAATGTTTAAAGGAATCGATGCCCTGAAAGAACAGCTTATAAAAGATAAAGAAACAGTTTTGGAATTATTTAAATAG
- a CDS encoding ACP phosphodiesterase — translation MNFLAHLYLSGESEKIMVGNFMADYVKGRKFENYKDEIRKGILLHRSIDSYTDSHPLVSQSGQYFRGTYRKYSAVITDLIYDHFLAKNWEMYHRQPLPHFVSRSHEVLVKNYLVLPKQVKLFLPFLIKSRRLETYADIEGLRTALNIMVRYTSLPDKTDFAIDILLENYSALENEFHSFMREIIAYVVNEKGIELKQLVE, via the coding sequence ATGAATTTTCTGGCACATCTCTATCTTTCCGGTGAATCCGAAAAAATAATGGTTGGTAATTTTATGGCCGATTATGTAAAAGGCAGAAAGTTTGAGAATTATAAAGATGAAATTCGGAAAGGCATTCTACTTCATCGTTCAATTGATTCATATACAGACAGCCACCCTTTGGTTAGCCAAAGTGGGCAATATTTCAGAGGGACTTACCGAAAATATTCAGCGGTCATTACAGATTTGATCTATGATCATTTTTTGGCAAAAAATTGGGAAATGTATCACAGACAGCCTTTACCCCATTTTGTTTCACGATCTCATGAAGTTTTAGTAAAAAACTACTTGGTGCTTCCCAAACAAGTGAAACTGTTTCTACCCTTTCTTATCAAAAGCAGAAGACTGGAGACCTACGCTGATATTGAAGGTCTGAGGACAGCCTTAAATATTATGGTTCGCTATACAAGCCTACCGGACAAAACTGATTTTGCCATCGATATCCTACTGGAAAACTACAGTGCGCTAGAAAACGAATTTCACTCTTTTATGAGAGAAATAATTGCTTATGTGGTAAATGAAAAAGGAATTGAATTGAAGCAACTTGTCGAATAG
- a CDS encoding cyclic 2,3-diphosphoglycerate synthase, with protein sequence MAIKKVIIIGAAGRDFHNFNTYFRNNQDYKVIAFTAAQIPDIDGRKYPAELAGGLYPEGIPIYAEEELTRLIKEHDIDDCVFSYSDVSYQKVMNMSAIVNAAGANFKLLGPSDTMIRSRKPVIAVVATRTGCGKSQTSRKVIEELMAKGLRVIAIRHPMPYGNLVAQKVQRFASVEDLKLHNCTIEEMEEYEPHVSRGNIIYAGVDYEAIVRAAENDPSGCDVILWDGGNNDFSFYKPDLTITVVDPHRPGAELTYYPGEVNLRLADVVVINKMDSASPEGIQTVRESIAKVNPEAVVVDGASPILVDKPEIIKGKRVLIVEDGPTLTHGEMKIGAGTVAARKFGASEEVDARPYLVGKLKETYEIYPNIGNILPAMGYSEQQLKDLEATINSCDCDSVIIGTPIDLNRIIKIDKPTTRVYYDLEEIGYPKLSHIIKKFVKQHELSGETVN encoded by the coding sequence ATGGCAATTAAAAAGGTAATCATCATTGGTGCTGCTGGTCGTGATTTTCACAACTTTAACACCTATTTCAGAAACAATCAGGATTATAAAGTAATCGCTTTTACAGCGGCTCAGATTCCCGATATTGATGGACGAAAATACCCTGCTGAATTAGCTGGGGGACTTTATCCTGAGGGCATCCCTATTTACGCTGAAGAAGAATTGACGCGCCTGATAAAAGAACACGATATCGATGATTGTGTGTTTTCTTACTCTGATGTATCCTATCAGAAAGTGATGAATATGAGTGCTATTGTTAATGCTGCCGGGGCTAATTTTAAGCTTTTAGGTCCATCAGATACCATGATAAGAAGTCGTAAACCCGTTATCGCGGTTGTTGCGACCCGAACGGGTTGTGGAAAATCACAAACATCACGTAAAGTAATCGAAGAGTTAATGGCAAAAGGTTTAAGAGTGATTGCCATTCGACATCCTATGCCATATGGAAATTTAGTTGCACAGAAAGTGCAGCGTTTTGCAAGCGTAGAAGATTTAAAATTACACAACTGTACCATTGAAGAAATGGAAGAGTATGAACCTCACGTAAGCCGAGGAAATATCATTTATGCAGGTGTCGATTACGAAGCTATTGTTCGTGCAGCTGAAAATGATCCTTCAGGTTGTGATGTGATTCTTTGGGATGGCGGAAACAATGATTTTTCTTTCTACAAACCAGATTTAACCATTACGGTTGTTGATCCACATCGCCCAGGGGCAGAATTAACTTATTATCCGGGCGAGGTGAATTTACGCTTGGCTGATGTTGTTGTTATCAACAAGATGGATTCTGCATCGCCAGAGGGTATTCAAACTGTACGCGAGAGTATCGCTAAGGTTAATCCAGAGGCTGTTGTTGTGGATGGCGCATCTCCAATTTTGGTTGACAAACCTGAAATTATTAAAGGGAAACGTGTTCTGATTGTTGAGGATGGTCCAACTTTAACTCATGGTGAGATGAAAATTGGTGCAGGAACAGTTGCAGCGCGAAAATTTGGTGCATCCGAGGAAGTTGACGCTCGTCCGTATTTGGTTGGGAAGCTTAAGGAGACCTATGAGATCTATCCGAATATTGGAAATATTTTACCTGCGATGGGGTATTCTGAGCAGCAACTTAAAGATTTGGAAGCTACGATTAATAGTTGCGATTGCGATTCAGTTATTATCGGAACGCCTATTGATTTGAATCGAATCATTAAGATTGATAAGCCAACTACCCGGGTTTACTACGATTTAGAAGAAATCGGTTACCCAAAACTTTCGCACATTATCAAAAAGTTTGTAAAACAACATGAACTTAGCGGCGAAACTGTTAATTAA